A portion of the Halalkalicoccus tibetensis genome contains these proteins:
- a CDS encoding complex I subunit 1 family protein, translating into MVGLLPLQDVVLPDRIADLTGLDQFGVFGEFIAALLAAFVIANLMLAMSGVAGPWAKRKITAAFTDRIAVNRHGPAGILIIPAASVQLLAKELIIPDGADRPAYDLAPLIIASSAMLGFAVIPMGNGIHLADPETGLVLVFAIASIASLGLTTAGYASNNKYSMLGGLRAVAQNIAYEIPLIVTAASVVIFAGTLQMSEIVAAQAQPLATVAGVGIPSWYAFVNPFAFVLFMVANMAEVGRNPFDVPEAPTEIIAGYQTEYSSVYFVLIYLGEFLHIFLGAAIVTTLFLGGPAGPVLPGIVWFIIKIWAIFLFTQWARSALPRVRIDQLIEIGWKGMLVLSFANLVLTAIIVGVFIA; encoded by the coding sequence ATGGTCGGTTTGTTGCCGCTGCAGGACGTGGTGCTGCCCGACCGTATCGCCGACCTCACCGGGCTCGATCAGTTCGGGGTCTTCGGCGAGTTCATCGCCGCGCTCCTCGCGGCATTCGTCATCGCCAACCTGATGCTCGCGATGAGCGGCGTCGCCGGGCCGTGGGCGAAACGGAAGATCACCGCCGCCTTCACCGACCGGATCGCGGTCAACCGACACGGACCGGCCGGGATCCTGATCATCCCCGCGGCCTCGGTCCAACTGCTCGCGAAGGAGCTGATCATCCCCGACGGCGCCGACCGACCGGCCTACGACCTCGCGCCGCTGATCATCGCCTCCTCGGCGATGCTTGGCTTCGCGGTAATTCCGATGGGCAACGGCATCCATCTGGCCGACCCCGAGACGGGGCTGGTTCTCGTCTTCGCGATCGCCTCGATCGCCTCGCTCGGCCTGACGACCGCGGGCTACGCCTCGAACAACAAGTACTCGATGCTCGGCGGGCTGCGCGCGGTCGCCCAGAACATCGCCTACGAGATCCCGCTGATCGTCACCGCGGCGTCGGTCGTGATCTTCGCGGGGACGCTCCAGATGAGCGAGATCGTCGCCGCGCAGGCCCAGCCGCTCGCGACGGTCGCGGGCGTCGGGATCCCCTCGTGGTACGCGTTCGTCAATCCGTTCGCGTTCGTGCTGTTCATGGTCGCGAACATGGCCGAAGTGGGTCGTAACCCCTTCGACGTGCCCGAGGCACCGACCGAGATCATCGCCGGCTACCAGACCGAGTACTCGAGCGTCTACTTCGTGCTGATCTACCTCGGGGAGTTCCTGCACATCTTCCTGGGGGCGGCGATCGTCACGACGCTGTTCCTCGGCGGGCCCGCGGGGCCCGTGCTGCCGGGGATCGTCTGGTTCATCATCAAGATCTGGGCGATCTTCCTGTTCACCCAGTGGGCGCGCTCGGCGCTGCCCCGGGTTCGGATCGATCAGCTGATCGAGATCGGTTGGAAGGGCATGCTCGTGCTCTCCTTCGCCAACCTGGTTCTCACGGCCATCATCGTGGGGGTGTTCATCGCATGA
- a CDS encoding NADH-quinone oxidoreductase subunit I, with product MIGLMKSMATTMKHALDGNTFTVEYPETAPEVSPRFRGIHKFSQERCIWCRQCENVCPNDTIQIVMDEQRNGEQYNLHIGQCIYCRLCEEVCPVDAILLTQNFEFTGDTKDDLVYNKEQLGNVPWYKDIDPLESREPDRGAWIGEGEGEVDYQ from the coding sequence ATGATCGGACTAATGAAATCGATGGCAACGACGATGAAGCACGCGCTCGACGGCAACACGTTCACCGTCGAGTACCCCGAAACCGCGCCCGAAGTGAGCCCCCGGTTCAGGGGGATCCACAAGTTCAGCCAGGAACGCTGTATCTGGTGTCGTCAGTGTGAGAACGTCTGTCCGAACGACACCATCCAGATCGTGATGGACGAACAGCGAAACGGCGAGCAGTACAACCTCCACATCGGCCAGTGCATCTACTGCCGGCTGTGCGAGGAGGTCTGTCCCGTCGACGCGATCCTGCTGACCCAGAACTTCGAGTTCACGGGCGATACGAAGGACGACCTGGTCTACAACAAGGAACAGCTCGGGAACGTCCCGTGGTACAAGGACATCGACCCCCTCGAGTCCCGGGAGCCCGACCGCGGCGCGTGGATCGGCGAGGGCGAGGGCGAGGTCGACTACCAGTAG